Proteins encoded together in one Rhizobacter sp. J219 window:
- a CDS encoding ABC transporter substrate-binding protein, whose product MTRGLGAALMALVVLVAPAARAQGDATPKVLRYSFRVAETGFDPAQISDLYSRTIAANIFEAPLQYEFLARPFRYRANTVASMPEVSADFKTFTFRLKPGIYFADDAAFKGQRRELVAADYVYAWKRHADPRWKSPNFYILDNAKIVGLTELRNEALKNKTPFDYAREVEGLKVIDRYTFQVKTAEPRPRLLLEFTDGSAWGAVAREVVDAYGDKIMEHPVGTGPYKLSSWRRASKIVLEKNPAYREEVYDEEAPAGDPIAQAAVAKLKGRRLPMIDRIEIDIVAENQPRWLAFLNGEHDILWEVPNDFSDIAMPRNELAPNLKKRDITLVRYPRADVTLSYFNMEDPVVGGYTPEKVALRRAVSLAIDLEKEIRLLRKNQAVPSQGPISPSTWGHNPTLKTEMSDHDPARAKALLDLYGYVDRDGDGWRDLPDGRPLVLEYATQPDQSSRQGAELWKKSMDAIQVRVAFKVAAWPENLKASSSGKLMMWGVGWSAGAPDGETFLALGDGNSKGQSNKSRFDLPAYNRAFALQKRLPNGPERQAAMDEAQRLIVAYAPYKFHVHRIFSDLSHPWVIGYHRNNFVREFWKWIDIDVARQQEARR is encoded by the coding sequence ATGACGCGTGGCCTCGGTGCCGCCCTGATGGCGCTCGTCGTGCTTGTGGCGCCCGCCGCGCGGGCACAAGGCGACGCCACCCCCAAGGTGCTGCGCTATTCGTTCCGCGTGGCCGAGACCGGTTTCGATCCGGCGCAGATCTCCGACCTGTATTCGCGCACCATCGCGGCCAACATCTTCGAAGCGCCGCTGCAGTATGAATTCCTCGCGCGACCGTTCCGCTACCGGGCCAACACGGTGGCGTCGATGCCCGAGGTCAGCGCCGATTTCAAGACCTTCACCTTCAGGCTGAAGCCCGGCATCTACTTCGCCGACGACGCCGCCTTCAAGGGACAGCGGCGCGAGCTGGTGGCCGCCGACTATGTCTACGCCTGGAAGCGCCATGCCGACCCGCGCTGGAAGAGCCCCAACTTCTACATCCTCGACAACGCAAAGATCGTCGGCCTGACCGAGCTGCGCAACGAGGCGCTGAAGAACAAGACCCCCTTCGACTACGCGCGCGAGGTCGAGGGCCTGAAGGTGATCGACCGCTACACCTTCCAGGTGAAGACCGCCGAGCCGCGCCCTCGCCTGCTGCTCGAATTCACCGATGGCTCGGCCTGGGGCGCGGTGGCGCGCGAGGTGGTCGACGCCTATGGCGACAAGATCATGGAGCACCCGGTGGGCACCGGGCCCTACAAGCTCAGCAGCTGGCGGCGCGCCTCGAAGATCGTGCTCGAGAAGAACCCCGCCTACCGCGAAGAGGTCTACGACGAAGAGGCGCCTGCTGGCGACCCCATCGCGCAGGCGGCGGTCGCGAAGCTCAAGGGCCGGCGCCTGCCGATGATCGACCGCATCGAGATCGACATCGTCGCCGAGAACCAGCCGCGTTGGCTCGCCTTCCTCAACGGCGAGCACGACATCCTGTGGGAAGTGCCGAACGATTTTTCCGACATCGCAATGCCCCGCAACGAACTCGCACCGAACCTGAAGAAGCGCGACATCACCCTCGTGCGCTACCCACGCGCCGACGTGACGCTGTCGTACTTCAACATGGAAGACCCGGTGGTGGGCGGCTACACGCCGGAGAAGGTGGCGCTGCGCCGTGCGGTGTCGCTCGCGATCGACCTGGAAAAAGAGATCCGACTGTTGCGCAAGAACCAGGCGGTGCCCTCGCAAGGCCCCATCTCGCCCAGCACCTGGGGCCACAACCCCACGCTCAAGACCGAGATGAGCGACCACGACCCCGCACGCGCCAAGGCCCTGCTCGACCTCTACGGCTATGTCGACCGCGACGGCGACGGCTGGCGCGACCTGCCCGACGGCCGCCCGCTGGTGCTCGAATACGCGACCCAGCCCGACCAGTCGTCGCGCCAGGGCGCCGAGCTGTGGAAGAAGAGCATGGACGCGATCCAGGTGCGCGTCGCCTTCAAGGTCGCCGCCTGGCCCGAGAACCTCAAGGCCTCGTCGAGCGGCAAGCTGATGATGTGGGGCGTGGGCTGGTCGGCCGGGGCCCCCGACGGCGAGACCTTCCTCGCGCTCGGCGACGGCAACAGCAAGGGCCAGTCGAACAAGTCGCGCTTCGACCTGCCGGCCTACAACCGCGCCTTCGCGCTGCAGAAGCGCCTGCCCAACGGCCCTGAGCGACAGGCCGCGATGGACGAGGCACAGCGCCTGATCGTCGCCTACGCGCCCTACAAGTTCCATGTGCACCGCATCTTCAGCGACCTGTCGCACCCGTGGGTGATCGGCTATCACCGCAACAACTTTGTCCGCGAGTTCTGGAAATGGATCGACATCGACGTGGCGCGCCAGCAGGAGGCGCGCCGATGA